The following proteins come from a genomic window of Sardina pilchardus chromosome 1, fSarPil1.1, whole genome shotgun sequence:
- the sun2 gene encoding SUN domain-containing protein 2 isoform X1 yields the protein MNQMEMSRRSTRSGNKDLPDDDAASTSSTGSTGQVSYRETPVRIFKRKTGGRKPASSSRTSSRDSSVSSETVNQNSDPIPTDRYPSVSNSVRSPAAVLRAPIGRSSTTTTISSSSRFQQEAPGFSSGYSSSEEAYYRPSPTPSATPSASVSASAASSSLQSPAEPEFSLKDALRSPGEPSKLSVCFSLLSSLAQSLVMVYWWLGSSWYSLTSGISLLDVFLLSRRTAGVRKAILLVLLFLLLIFGIWYWYPHLSRSLSRMSVKSKPSPAPPAPVQHRVNDGIPPASLSLLKEEIYRQLREQEARWSETASQNLQSVKREIDLLKQDEQKQKQATEVLQTAIKNLQNEKVQITSVHAEQQGSLGQELEGVHQQITQLRTEVSDLRAASDSLQSRITSQEAAQAKAAAQLREDLANWLVEKLSEREPQPLSEDVVLQPHLQGALEALEQRLLTRLAEEKESEKSDAWRTVGETLQREGVGAITVQDVEQIVHRALSLYRADGIGMADYALESSGASVINTRCSETYRTRSACLSLFGFPLWYHSESPRTVIQPELYPGKCWAFRGGEGFLVIALSYPVRITHVSLEHLPRILSPTGRIDSAPRSFAVYGMSNEHEEGTALGTFTYDQNGEPIQTFRLTAPAKDAFRMVELRILSNWGHPEYTCVYRFRVHGEAEVA from the exons ATGAATCAAATGG AGATGTCCAGGAGAAGTACCAGGTCGGGGAACAAGGATCTGCCTGACGACGATGCAGCCAGCACCAGCTCCACTGGCTCCACGGGCCAGGTGTCCTACAGAGAGACTCCAGTCAG gATCTTCAAAAGGAAGACGGGGGGCCGTAAACCGGCGAGCTCCTCGCGAACCTCCAGCCGTGACAGCAGCGTGTCCAGCGAGACGGTCAACCAGAACAGTGACCCCATCCCAACAGACAGATATCCTA gcgtgTCCAACTCGGTGCGTAGTCCGGCGGCGGTGCTGCGTGCGCCCATAGGGAggtccagcaccaccaccaccatcagcagcagcagccgtttCCAGCAGGAGGCTCCGGGCTTCTCGTCTGGGTACTCGTCCTCTGAGGAGGCCTACTACAGGCCCAGCCCCACCCCCAGCGCCACCCCCAGCGCCAGCGTCAGTGCCAGCGCCGCctcca GTTCCCTGCAGTCTCCAGCAGAACCAGAGTTTAGCTTGAAAGATGCTCTGAGATCTCCTGGTGAGCCCTCCaaactctctgtctgtttctccctccTGTCATCTCTAG CTCAGTCCCTGGTGATGGTGTACTGGTGGCTGGGCTCCTCCTGGTACAGTCTCACCTCAGGAATCTCCCTCCTGGATGTGTTCCTACTCAGCAG ACGCACTGCAGGTGTGAGGAAGGCCATTCtgctcgtcctcctcttcctccttctgatATTTG GCATCTGGTACTGGTATCCCCACCTCTCACGCAGTCTGTCTCGGATGTCTGTGAAGAGTAAGCCCAGCCCAGCTCCGCCCGCCCCCGTCCAGCACAGAGTCAAT GATGGCATCCCTCCCGCCAGTCTGTCCTTACTGAAGGAGGAGATCTATAGGCAACTGCGTGAGCAAGAGGCCCGGTGGTCAGAAACGGCGTCCCAAAACCTGCAGAGTGTTAAG AGAGAGATCGACCTTCTCAAACAAGATGAACAGAAGCAGAAGCAAGCAACTGAG GTGCTGCAGACTGCTATTAAGAATCTTCAAAATGAAAAAGTGCAAATTACCAG TGTTCACGCGGAGCAGCAGGGCTCCCTGGGCCAGGAGCTCGAGGGGGTCCACCAGCAGATCACGCAGCTGAGAACCGAAGTGTCCGACCTGCGCGCAGCCTCAGATTCACTCCAGAGCAGGATCACATCCCAGGAAGCTGCTCAAGCCAAA GCTGCCGCTCAGCTGAGGGAGGACTTGGCCAACTGGCTCGTAGAGAAACTGTCCGAGCGCGAGCCCCAGCCTCTGTCCGAGGACGTGGTGCTGCAGCCTCACCTGCAGGGGGCACTGGAGGCCCTGGAGCAGCGTCTGCTGACGCGCCTggcggaggagaaggagagcgagaagaGCGACGCCTGGAGGACGGTGGGAGAGACGCTGCAGAGGGAGGGCGTGGGGGCCATCACTGTTCAG gaCGTGGAGCAGATTGTGCACCGAGCCTTGAGTTTGTACAGAGCTGATGGGATCGGCATGGCTGACTACGCGCTCGAGTCTTCAG GTGCGAGTGTGATCAACACGCGCTGCTCTGAGACGTACAGGACCAGGTCGGCCTGTCTGAGCCTGTTTGGGTTCCCCCTGTGGTACCACTCCGAGAGCCCACGCACCGTCATTCAG CCTGAACTGTACCCTGGGAAATGCTGGGCGTTCCGTGGGGGCGAAGGCTTCCTGGTGATCGCGCTGTCCTACCCCGTGCGCATCACTCACGTGTCCCTGGAGCACCTCCCGAGGATCCTCTCCCCCACCGGCCGCATCGACAGCGCCCCCCGCAGCTTCGCCGTCTAC GGGATGTCCAATGAGCACGAGGAGGGCACGGCTCTGGGGACCTTCACATATGATCAGAATGGGGAACCCATCCAGACCTTCAGACTCACG GCCCCGGCGAAGGACGCGTTCCGGATGGTGGAGCTGAGAATCCTGAGTAACTGGGGCCACCCAgagtacacgtgtgtgtacCGCTTCAGAGTGCACGGTGAGGCAGAGGTGGCCTGA
- the sun2 gene encoding SUN domain-containing protein 2 isoform X2, whose product MNQMEMSRRSTRSGNKDLPDDDAASTSSTGSTGQVSYRETPVRIFKRKTGGRKPASSSRTSSRDSSVSSETVNQNSDPIPTDRYPSVSNSVRSPAAVLRAPIGRSSTTTTISSSSRFQQEAPGFSSGYSSSEEAYYRPSPTPSATPSASVSASAASSSLQSPAEPEFSLKDALRSPAQSLVMVYWWLGSSWYSLTSGISLLDVFLLSRRTAGVRKAILLVLLFLLLIFGIWYWYPHLSRSLSRMSVKSKPSPAPPAPVQHRVNDGIPPASLSLLKEEIYRQLREQEARWSETASQNLQSVKREIDLLKQDEQKQKQATEVLQTAIKNLQNEKVQITSVHAEQQGSLGQELEGVHQQITQLRTEVSDLRAASDSLQSRITSQEAAQAKAAAQLREDLANWLVEKLSEREPQPLSEDVVLQPHLQGALEALEQRLLTRLAEEKESEKSDAWRTVGETLQREGVGAITVQDVEQIVHRALSLYRADGIGMADYALESSGASVINTRCSETYRTRSACLSLFGFPLWYHSESPRTVIQPELYPGKCWAFRGGEGFLVIALSYPVRITHVSLEHLPRILSPTGRIDSAPRSFAVYGMSNEHEEGTALGTFTYDQNGEPIQTFRLTAPAKDAFRMVELRILSNWGHPEYTCVYRFRVHGEAEVA is encoded by the exons ATGAATCAAATGG AGATGTCCAGGAGAAGTACCAGGTCGGGGAACAAGGATCTGCCTGACGACGATGCAGCCAGCACCAGCTCCACTGGCTCCACGGGCCAGGTGTCCTACAGAGAGACTCCAGTCAG gATCTTCAAAAGGAAGACGGGGGGCCGTAAACCGGCGAGCTCCTCGCGAACCTCCAGCCGTGACAGCAGCGTGTCCAGCGAGACGGTCAACCAGAACAGTGACCCCATCCCAACAGACAGATATCCTA gcgtgTCCAACTCGGTGCGTAGTCCGGCGGCGGTGCTGCGTGCGCCCATAGGGAggtccagcaccaccaccaccatcagcagcagcagccgtttCCAGCAGGAGGCTCCGGGCTTCTCGTCTGGGTACTCGTCCTCTGAGGAGGCCTACTACAGGCCCAGCCCCACCCCCAGCGCCACCCCCAGCGCCAGCGTCAGTGCCAGCGCCGCctcca GTTCCCTGCAGTCTCCAGCAGAACCAGAGTTTAGCTTGAAAGATGCTCTGAGATCTCCTG CTCAGTCCCTGGTGATGGTGTACTGGTGGCTGGGCTCCTCCTGGTACAGTCTCACCTCAGGAATCTCCCTCCTGGATGTGTTCCTACTCAGCAG ACGCACTGCAGGTGTGAGGAAGGCCATTCtgctcgtcctcctcttcctccttctgatATTTG GCATCTGGTACTGGTATCCCCACCTCTCACGCAGTCTGTCTCGGATGTCTGTGAAGAGTAAGCCCAGCCCAGCTCCGCCCGCCCCCGTCCAGCACAGAGTCAAT GATGGCATCCCTCCCGCCAGTCTGTCCTTACTGAAGGAGGAGATCTATAGGCAACTGCGTGAGCAAGAGGCCCGGTGGTCAGAAACGGCGTCCCAAAACCTGCAGAGTGTTAAG AGAGAGATCGACCTTCTCAAACAAGATGAACAGAAGCAGAAGCAAGCAACTGAG GTGCTGCAGACTGCTATTAAGAATCTTCAAAATGAAAAAGTGCAAATTACCAG TGTTCACGCGGAGCAGCAGGGCTCCCTGGGCCAGGAGCTCGAGGGGGTCCACCAGCAGATCACGCAGCTGAGAACCGAAGTGTCCGACCTGCGCGCAGCCTCAGATTCACTCCAGAGCAGGATCACATCCCAGGAAGCTGCTCAAGCCAAA GCTGCCGCTCAGCTGAGGGAGGACTTGGCCAACTGGCTCGTAGAGAAACTGTCCGAGCGCGAGCCCCAGCCTCTGTCCGAGGACGTGGTGCTGCAGCCTCACCTGCAGGGGGCACTGGAGGCCCTGGAGCAGCGTCTGCTGACGCGCCTggcggaggagaaggagagcgagaagaGCGACGCCTGGAGGACGGTGGGAGAGACGCTGCAGAGGGAGGGCGTGGGGGCCATCACTGTTCAG gaCGTGGAGCAGATTGTGCACCGAGCCTTGAGTTTGTACAGAGCTGATGGGATCGGCATGGCTGACTACGCGCTCGAGTCTTCAG GTGCGAGTGTGATCAACACGCGCTGCTCTGAGACGTACAGGACCAGGTCGGCCTGTCTGAGCCTGTTTGGGTTCCCCCTGTGGTACCACTCCGAGAGCCCACGCACCGTCATTCAG CCTGAACTGTACCCTGGGAAATGCTGGGCGTTCCGTGGGGGCGAAGGCTTCCTGGTGATCGCGCTGTCCTACCCCGTGCGCATCACTCACGTGTCCCTGGAGCACCTCCCGAGGATCCTCTCCCCCACCGGCCGCATCGACAGCGCCCCCCGCAGCTTCGCCGTCTAC GGGATGTCCAATGAGCACGAGGAGGGCACGGCTCTGGGGACCTTCACATATGATCAGAATGGGGAACCCATCCAGACCTTCAGACTCACG GCCCCGGCGAAGGACGCGTTCCGGATGGTGGAGCTGAGAATCCTGAGTAACTGGGGCCACCCAgagtacacgtgtgtgtacCGCTTCAGAGTGCACGGTGAGGCAGAGGTGGCCTGA